Within the Bacteroidia bacterium genome, the region AAGATTTTTTAGGAGAATTAAGGGAAAAAGATCAACTGAACTGGAAGTTTTCGGTTGAAAACCAGGAGATTACGATAAAATACCATGCTCATTGCTACCAAAAAGCATTGAGCAGTCCCAAAAGTGGACTGGAGCTATTAGGATTAATCCCCGGAGCAAAAGTGGAAGAGATCCCTTCGGGCTGCTGTGGAATGGCTGGCTCTTTCGGCTATGAAAAAGAACACTATGAAATATCGATGGCATGTGGAGAAGAAGTGCTATTTCCAGCCATTCGTTCCTCTAGTCCGGATACCATAATTGCGGCATCTGGATTCTCTTGCCGGCATCAAATCGCTGATGGAGTTGGAGGAAAAGCTTTTCATCCCATCGAAATACTTGCAAATTTTCTATCTTAAGCGCATGAAACAGACTACAATGATTTTTAGCCTTTGCCTGCTGATGCTTTTTGCGATGCTTGCTTGCGAAGGACCTGAAGAAGAAAACAAAAAACCCAAGGGAGATCCCATGGATGCTTATAAGCACATTGGGCAAATAGACCGTATTGATGCTGCAATTAATGAGTTGATCCCTGAAGATGCTGAAATTGAAGTCCTGGCAGAAGGATTTGACTGGACAGAAGGGCCCTTATGGGTAGAGGATGGTGAATATGTCCTATTCTCTGATATCCCTCCAAACAATATCCATAAGTGGTCAGAAGGGGAGGGGGTAAGCCTGTATCTCAATCCTTCTGGGTATACAGGTGATGTTGATAGAAGCGGTGAAGCTGGTTCTAATGGATTGCTGTTAAATGCGGATGGGCAATTGGTTCTCTGCCAGCATGGAGACCGGAGAGTTTCCTATATGGACGCTCCTTTGTCTGAGCCTCAGGCCAATTATATCACAATCGCAGATTCCTATGAAGAAAAAAGGCTCAATAGTCCCAATGATGCTGCTTTTCATAGCAATGGAGATTTGTACTTCACCGACCCTCCTTATGGACTGGTTGATCAAATGGAAGATGAAGGCAAGGAAATAGACTTTCAGGGTGTTTATCGAGTGAAGTCGGATGGAAGCGTAGATTTATTGACAGATGAATTGAGCCGTCCCAATGGAATTGCTTTTTCTCCGGATGAAAAAACACTTTATGTTGCCAATTCCGATCCTGAGAGAGCAATCTGGATGGCTTATGATGTGCAGGAAGATGGAAGCATTGCAAATGGTCGTGTCTTTTTTGATGCCACTGACAAAGTTGGGCAGGATAACAAAGGATTGCCGGATGGATTGAAGGTTCTGTCTAATGGAATCATCTTTGCCACTGGACCTGGAGGAGTTCTGGTCTTTAGTTCTCAGGGGAAACATTTGGGAACCGTAAGAACCGGAGAAGCGACTTCTAATTGTGCCATAGGAGGAGATGGATATCTCTATATGACTGCGGATATGTATTTGTGCAGGATTGAGATCAATGTGTAAAAAGAAACCTAATAATAGAAAGGGCCTGATCTACGTCAGGCCCTTAATTTTTGAAGCATGCAAATAAACCAAAGACTTTCAAAAGCATTTAAGTATGCTTTGATCGTAAGCCTGGGACCTGTCCTCTTTCCTTTGATAGAAGGAGTAGGTCTGGGAAGCGTAGTATTTGTATATGGCTCCTTTCTGGTTATCAATACCCTTTTGATCGCCTATCTCGTCCTTCCTTTGTGGGAGAAATTGAAGGAGGACTCTGCTAAAAATGATAGTACGGCTAATAAGAATGATTGATAAAATTATTCGAGCGGTGCTTTAGGTATTCACGAATAAGTTGTTGAAATACAGTGAATTGTAAATTTTTTAGACTCCTCTAAAAACTTAAATTTTAGATAAGTCTAAAACTCGATCTTGTAACTAAGATTGGGTACTATTATCCGATCTGTGTTCTGCTCGATTTTGTTTGTCAAAAAATTATACTGGTAGCCCTTATACTCTTTTGCCCCCAGGACATTGAGGATTTGCAGAGACCAGTGATTTGAATGCTTCTTTTTATTGCTGCGATAGGTAAAGGTGAGGCTGGTTATATGAGAATCAGGATTTCTGAGACTATAGGGAGAACTCAAGTCTTCGATGATCTCCCTGGCAGCCAGAGAGGCTGTTTCATTGTGCGGATGCGTCAGGTTCCCTCCCAGATAAGTATACTTCGCACTGATATTGAATAATCTGTTCTTTTTTAGGCTCCACTCTTTCCCGAACAAGACATTTGAGATAAAATTTCTATTGAATCTGCTTTCCCTTTCTATTCCATCCCCACCTGTATAGCGAGAATCAAATACCGAGGCAGTAATCAGATAATACCAGCCTTTATGCAGAAAACGCTCTAAGGTCAGGTCCAAACCTATATTCTCCCCTGTCCCTTCATTCACCAAAGCATCATTGATAAAGAAATCTTCCGTGAGGTTTAAGGTGGAGAAATAGCTACCCTCTACTACAGGGATGTCGAATAATCGTTGGTAGTAAGGTTCAATTCTCACATGCACATGATCAGTTAGCATCCAATCATAGGAGAGTACCAAATGATGGGATTTCCCCAATTTCAAGTCCCTGTTTGCTTGCACACTATGTGTATCTGCTGGAATATCGGCTAAGTAGATAGACAATTTTTCCAGCTGACTGTGTAAACCATAGCCCAGGCTTAGGCTGTGTCTGTCATTGATTTGATAAGAAGAACTAAACCTTGGCTCAATGGAGTAACGATTGTTTAGGAAAAAATACTGGAGATGTAGGCCGGGATTCAGGCTAAGTTTTTCCCCTAAACGGAAGGAGGATTGACTATAGGCTTGCAATAGGTAACTATTTCCCATATCTGCAGCGAAACTTGTGAGCTGGGGATTTGGAAGATTCGCTTCCTGAAGGTCAAATTCATAGCCTAAGCGAGACAGATTGAAACCACTGCGATGTGTATGAGAGGCATTAAATTTATAGTTAAATAAGCTACTTAATTGAATCTGATTATTATTATAAAGGATTTCATCTGTGCGAACTTCTGTGAGCAAGTCTTCGCCCAATCGCCCATTTTTAGAATCGATGCGATTGCTAGAGGCGGTCAGACTGCTTTTTATATAGCCTTTTTCATTGAGCCAGTATTTATGATTTAGGCCGATGATTCCAGTTGAGAGTTTGCTGTTCTCAAATGCTATGTCATCATAATACTGCCATTTGCTGTCTGCTTCCAGGGTATCGGTATCGGGGGAGCTTTTGGCTTCATCGATCAATCCCAGGGCCCAAATGGAGAAAATTCCTGCATTTTCTGTGGGTAAATTTAGCTTAAAGGAAAGGTCCTGGTAGGCAATTCCCAACTCGCCTCCTGGAAGAAAAACATCAATGAGGCCGAAGGTAGAATAGCGATAGTTGAAGAGATAGGAGCTTTTGTGCTGCTTGCTCAAAGGTCCCTCAGAAGAAATATCCAGGCCCATAAAACCCGCCTGGAAGGAATGCTCATATTCCTGATTGTTGCCCTTTCTGATTTGCAGGTCAAAAACACCGGATAAGGCATTTCCATATTCAGCCGGGAATGCACCCGTGAAGAAATCCGAATTCCCCAACATTTTGCTACTGAGCCCTGTAATCCCTCCCCCTCCAAAGCCGGTGATCTCAGCAAAGTGATTGGGATTGGGAATATTTACCCCTTCAAGGCGCCATAAAACCCCTTTAGGGCTATTCCCACGGATCACGATTCCATTGGAAGAAATATTGCTGGCGGCTACACCGGCAAAAGAACTTACCAGTCGAGCGGGATCATCAAAGCCCCCGGCAAATCGGTTAGCTTCTTCCATACTGAGCTGTTTGGCACTAACCGTGGCCATGCTGTTGAGTGCTTTTTCCTTTTCCTGTTTTGGACGAATGACTACTTCTTCCATTTCGAGGGCGGATTCCTGCAAACGGACGGTAATTTGGGAATTTCTGGCAGTACTGACGAGGATACCGGAGATAATCTTAGGCTCATAACCTAGATACCGAATTTTCAGATCATAGCGTCCCGGTGGGAGTCCCTGAAGAGAAAATCTTCCCTTTTCATCCGTATGGGTCCCTTTTTCCATTTC harbors:
- a CDS encoding SMP-30/gluconolactonase/LRE family protein — translated: MKQTTMIFSLCLLMLFAMLACEGPEEENKKPKGDPMDAYKHIGQIDRIDAAINELIPEDAEIEVLAEGFDWTEGPLWVEDGEYVLFSDIPPNNIHKWSEGEGVSLYLNPSGYTGDVDRSGEAGSNGLLLNADGQLVLCQHGDRRVSYMDAPLSEPQANYITIADSYEEKRLNSPNDAAFHSNGDLYFTDPPYGLVDQMEDEGKEIDFQGVYRVKSDGSVDLLTDELSRPNGIAFSPDEKTLYVANSDPERAIWMAYDVQEDGSIANGRVFFDATDKVGQDNKGLPDGLKVLSNGIIFATGPGGVLVFSSQGKHLGTVRTGEATSNCAIGGDGYLYMTADMYLCRIEINV
- a CDS encoding carboxypeptidase-like regulatory domain-containing protein is translated as MLISQDFKGTIYGEVIDISSEYPIAFANVSLINSEMEKGTHTDEKGRFSLQGLPPGRYDLKIRYLGYEPKIISGILVSTARNSQITVRLQESALEMEEVVIRPKQEKEKALNSMATVSAKQLSMEEANRFAGGFDDPARLVSSFAGVAASNISSNGIVIRGNSPKGVLWRLEGVNIPNPNHFAEITGFGGGGITGLSSKMLGNSDFFTGAFPAEYGNALSGVFDLQIRKGNNQEYEHSFQAGFMGLDISSEGPLSKQHKSSYLFNYRYSTFGLIDVFLPGGELGIAYQDLSFKLNLPTENAGIFSIWALGLIDEAKSSPDTDTLEADSKWQYYDDIAFENSKLSTGIIGLNHKYWLNEKGYIKSSLTASSNRIDSKNGRLGEDLLTEVRTDEILYNNNQIQLSSLFNYKFNASHTHRSGFNLSRLGYEFDLQEANLPNPQLTSFAADMGNSYLLQAYSQSSFRLGEKLSLNPGLHLQYFFLNNRYSIEPRFSSSYQINDRHSLSLGYGLHSQLEKLSIYLADIPADTHSVQANRDLKLGKSHHLVLSYDWMLTDHVHVRIEPYYQRLFDIPVVEGSYFSTLNLTEDFFINDALVNEGTGENIGLDLTLERFLHKGWYYLITASVFDSRYTGGDGIERESRFNRNFISNVLFGKEWSLKKNRLFNISAKYTYLGGNLTHPHNETASLAAREIIEDLSSPYSLRNPDSHITSLTFTYRSNKKKHSNHWSLQILNVLGAKEYKGYQYNFLTNKIEQNTDRIIVPNLSYKIEF